The proteins below come from a single Dermatophilaceae bacterium Soc4.6 genomic window:
- a CDS encoding DUF305 domain-containing protein has protein sequence MIPHHTQAVTMAAMATTAATTADVRTLAAAISAAQAPEIQTMSGWLAGWGAPVPETAAGAPGMAGMSGMGEGTSDGMMTDQQMSDLGSATGLAFDRMWRQLMISHHQGAVAMSTTELSAGENPEAKALAQSIIDGQSTEITTMERLLAAAPGS, from the coding sequence ATGATCCCGCACCACACGCAGGCGGTGACCATGGCCGCGATGGCCACGACGGCCGCCACCACCGCTGACGTGAGGACCCTGGCCGCGGCCATCTCCGCGGCCCAGGCGCCGGAGATCCAGACCATGTCTGGCTGGCTGGCCGGCTGGGGTGCACCCGTGCCCGAGACCGCGGCCGGCGCGCCCGGCATGGCTGGGATGAGTGGGATGGGCGAAGGCACGTCGGACGGGATGATGACCGATCAGCAGATGTCTGACCTCGGATCCGCCACAGGTCTGGCCTTCGACCGGATGTGGCGGCAGCTGATGATCAGTCACCACCAGGGGGCGGTCGCCATGTCCACGACCGAGCTGTCGGCGGGTGAGAACCCCGAGGCCAAGGCCCTGGCGCAGTCGATCATCGACGGTCAGAGCACCGAGATCACCACCATGGAGCGGTTGCTGGCCGCCGCGCCCGGCTCCTGA
- a CDS encoding heavy-metal-associated domain-containing protein → MSTQSWTVNGMTCDHCVRAVTQEVTAIDTVQAVRVDLEGGRLTVDSTAPLDEETVAVAVDEAGYELVRS, encoded by the coding sequence ATGAGCACCCAGAGCTGGACCGTGAACGGCATGACCTGCGACCACTGCGTTCGCGCGGTGACGCAGGAGGTCACCGCGATCGACACCGTGCAGGCCGTGCGGGTCGACCTCGAGGGCGGGCGTCTGACGGTCGACAGCACTGCTCCCCTGGACGAGGAGACCGTGGCCGTGGCCGTCGACGAGGCCGGCTACGAGCTCGTCCGCTCATGA
- a CDS encoding heavy metal translocating P-type ATPase, producing MTTPTTTARSDEPVLRDVTLEIIGMTCASCAMRIEKKLNKIDGVTASVNYATEKAAVSASADVGTDQLLEVVAAAGYHASVPRPPQDSSAETFPGEPRDVSPGDASLQEARALRQRLIISSVLTVPVVVLAMMPAWQFTSWQWLSLTLAAPVAVWGAWPFHRAAWVNLRHGATTMDTLISMGVSAAFLWSLWALFLGDAGRPGMRHAFELTLSRGEGSSSIYLEAAAGVTTFLLAGRYAEARAKRRAGAALRSLLELGVKDVALIRDGVETQVPVERLAIGDVFVVRPGEKVATDGVVEHGSSALDVSMLTGESVPVEVSPGDDVVGASVNAGGRLLVRATRVGTDTQLAQLGRLVEQAQTGKAAVQRLADRVSAVFVPVVILISLATLAGWLVAGAGAQVAFTAAVAVLVIACPCALGLATPVALMVGTGRGAQLGIVIKGPEVLESTRRVDTVLLDKTGTVTTGRMALVSVHVSAQVGAQVSDAHDQALRLAGALESASEHPVAQAVAAGARSKVGPLPPVDDFENMPGLGVRGTVEGRAVMVGRPSLVAGDLDPALRDALSEAAAAGRTAVVVTVDQSPYAVIVVADTIKDSSALAVRELRELGLTPVLLTGDHEAVARTVAAQVGIDEVVADVLPQGKVDVVRALQEQGRVVAMVGDGVNDAAALAQADLGLAMGTGSDVAIEASDLTLVSGDLRSAGDAIRLSRRTLGVIRGNLFWAFAYNVAGLPLAAAGLLNPMLAGAAMALSSLFVVGNSLRLRGFTGHSITSESQKG from the coding sequence ATGACCACGCCCACCACGACCGCACGCAGCGATGAGCCGGTCCTGCGGGACGTCACCCTCGAGATCATCGGGATGACGTGCGCCTCGTGCGCGATGCGGATCGAGAAGAAGCTCAACAAGATCGACGGGGTCACCGCGAGCGTCAACTACGCGACGGAGAAGGCTGCCGTCTCGGCCTCGGCCGACGTCGGCACCGACCAGCTCCTCGAAGTCGTCGCAGCCGCCGGGTACCACGCCAGCGTGCCGCGGCCCCCGCAGGACTCGAGCGCCGAGACGTTCCCCGGCGAGCCACGGGATGTCAGCCCGGGCGACGCGAGTCTTCAGGAGGCCCGTGCCCTGCGCCAGCGGCTGATCATCTCCTCCGTCCTCACCGTGCCGGTGGTCGTGCTCGCCATGATGCCGGCGTGGCAGTTCACCTCGTGGCAGTGGCTCTCCCTCACCCTTGCCGCACCCGTGGCCGTCTGGGGGGCCTGGCCGTTCCACCGCGCCGCCTGGGTCAACCTGCGCCACGGCGCGACGACGATGGACACGCTCATCTCGATGGGGGTGAGCGCGGCCTTCCTCTGGTCGCTCTGGGCGCTCTTCCTCGGTGACGCCGGCCGGCCCGGCATGCGGCACGCCTTCGAGCTGACGCTGAGCCGCGGTGAGGGCAGTAGCTCGATCTACCTCGAGGCCGCAGCTGGCGTCACCACCTTCCTGCTCGCCGGCCGCTACGCCGAGGCACGGGCCAAGCGTCGTGCCGGAGCCGCCCTGCGCTCGCTGCTCGAGCTCGGCGTCAAGGACGTCGCCCTCATTCGGGACGGGGTCGAGACGCAGGTGCCGGTCGAGCGCCTGGCGATCGGCGACGTCTTCGTCGTCCGACCGGGCGAGAAGGTCGCCACCGACGGGGTCGTCGAGCACGGCAGCTCAGCCCTGGACGTGTCCATGCTGACCGGGGAGTCCGTGCCGGTGGAGGTCAGCCCGGGCGATGACGTCGTCGGGGCGAGCGTCAACGCCGGAGGCCGGCTGCTCGTGCGGGCTACGCGCGTGGGCACCGACACCCAGCTGGCCCAGCTCGGGCGGCTCGTGGAGCAGGCCCAGACCGGGAAGGCCGCCGTGCAGCGGCTGGCCGACCGGGTCTCGGCCGTCTTCGTGCCCGTCGTCATCCTGATCTCGCTCGCCACCCTCGCCGGCTGGCTCGTCGCCGGCGCCGGCGCCCAGGTCGCCTTCACCGCCGCGGTCGCGGTGCTGGTCATCGCCTGCCCGTGCGCCCTCGGTCTGGCGACCCCGGTCGCCCTCATGGTGGGCACCGGCCGCGGCGCCCAGCTCGGGATCGTCATCAAGGGCCCGGAGGTGCTGGAGTCGACCCGCCGGGTCGACACCGTGCTGCTCGACAAGACCGGCACGGTCACCACCGGCCGGATGGCCCTCGTCAGCGTGCACGTCAGCGCTCAGGTCGGTGCTCAGGTCAGCGATGCCCACGACCAGGCCCTGCGTCTCGCCGGGGCCCTCGAGTCCGCCTCGGAGCACCCTGTCGCGCAGGCTGTCGCTGCAGGGGCCCGCTCGAAGGTGGGGCCGCTGCCGCCCGTGGACGACTTCGAGAACATGCCCGGGCTCGGCGTGCGGGGCACGGTCGAGGGCCGGGCGGTGATGGTCGGGCGCCCCAGCCTCGTGGCCGGCGACCTCGACCCCGCTCTGCGCGACGCGCTCAGCGAGGCGGCAGCAGCGGGACGCACCGCCGTCGTCGTCACCGTCGACCAGTCGCCGTACGCCGTGATCGTCGTCGCCGACACGATCAAGGACTCCAGCGCCCTCGCCGTGCGCGAGCTGCGCGAGCTCGGACTCACCCCCGTGCTGCTGACCGGAGACCATGAGGCCGTCGCCCGCACCGTCGCCGCGCAGGTCGGCATCGACGAGGTCGTCGCCGACGTGCTCCCGCAGGGCAAGGTCGACGTGGTCCGCGCCCTGCAGGAGCAGGGACGGGTCGTGGCCATGGTCGGTGACGGAGTCAACGACGCCGCCGCACTCGCTCAGGCCGACCTCGGCCTGGCCATGGGCACCGGCTCCGACGTCGCCATCGAGGCCTCAGACCTGACCCTCGTGAGTGGCGACCTTCGCTCGGCCGGCGACGCGATCCGCCTCTCGCGGCGCACGCTCGGCGTGATCCGGGGCAACCTCTTCTGGGCGTTCGCCTACAACGTCGCCGGGCTACCATTGGCCGCCGCCGGTCTGCTCAACCCCATGCTCGCCGGTGCCGCCATGGCCCTGTCGTCCCTCTTCGTCGTCGGCAACAGCCTGCGGCTGCGAGGCTTCACCGGGCACTCCATCACCTCCGAGAGCCAGAAGGGCTGA
- a CDS encoding metal-sensitive transcriptional regulator, protein MSDLPTDPTGIPGGHEGPHGYIGNKDAYLARLRRIEGQARGLQRMVEQDTYCIDILTQVSAMTKALQAVSLGLLEDHLRHCVVDAVAQGGPAADDKLAEASAAIARLVRS, encoded by the coding sequence ATGAGCGACCTCCCGACCGACCCGACCGGCATCCCTGGCGGGCACGAGGGCCCGCACGGCTACATCGGCAACAAGGACGCCTACCTCGCCCGGCTGCGCCGCATCGAGGGCCAGGCCCGCGGGCTGCAGCGCATGGTCGAGCAGGACACCTACTGCATCGACATCCTCACCCAGGTCTCGGCGATGACCAAGGCCCTGCAGGCGGTCTCCCTCGGCCTGCTCGAGGACCACCTGCGCCACTGCGTCGTCGACGCCGTCGCCCAGGGGGGGCCCGCCGCCGACGACAAGCTTGCCGAGGCCTCCGCCGCCATCGCGCGCCTCGTCAGGTCCTGA
- a CDS encoding NADH-quinone oxidoreductase subunit A, with protein sequence MAFLPLLLLLGAGLLGVATLYGGHRLTHQALPAPALPFLSGALPTEHALSRFHARWYVATLLFLAFDVEMLFMYPWAVVVASEGLGSVVEMFAFLGVLLVGVLWAWREGALRWV encoded by the coding sequence ATGGCCTTCCTCCCACTCCTCCTGCTGCTCGGCGCCGGTCTGCTCGGAGTCGCCACGCTCTACGGCGGCCACCGGCTCACTCACCAGGCCTTGCCCGCGCCAGCGCTGCCGTTCTTGTCCGGGGCGCTGCCCACCGAGCACGCCCTGTCGCGTTTCCACGCCCGGTGGTATGTCGCGACCCTGCTCTTCCTCGCCTTCGACGTCGAGATGCTCTTCATGTACCCCTGGGCGGTCGTCGTCGCGAGTGAAGGCCTCGGGTCGGTCGTCGAGATGTTCGCCTTCCTCGGCGTCCTGCTCGTCGGGGTGCTGTGGGCCTGGCGCGAAGGAGCGCTCCGATGGGTCTGA
- a CDS encoding NADH-quinone oxidoreductase subunit H, which yields MTLIPVWWTVATLLVLATLAASAHGALAARTVGASPGVGALLPATETARLLRQERRTLLAADSPLWRIGGAGLALIPLLMAAVVPLGPPAVLDSPIGIVWFNAADVVVWALVWLLGWGANSTYALVGAFRFLATALAYELPLMFALTTPAVAAGSLRVSDVVAAQSGLWYVVWMPVAFAITLLGVVGFSVWGPLSPAAAPDLAGGVLAELSGPDRLLAGAGRYLLLTAGSAFATALFLGGTQGPLLPGWMWMSLKTLVVVLALVAVRGRLVLLRPDRFLEVGWLVLLPLALAQLLVVSLVVAS from the coding sequence ATGACCCTGATCCCGGTGTGGTGGACAGTGGCCACCCTCCTGGTCCTCGCCACCCTCGCTGCGTCCGCGCACGGCGCCCTTGCCGCGCGCACCGTCGGTGCGTCCCCGGGCGTGGGTGCCCTGCTCCCGGCGACCGAGACGGCCCGTCTGCTGCGCCAGGAGCGGCGCACGCTGCTGGCGGCCGACTCCCCGCTGTGGCGCATCGGCGGCGCCGGGCTTGCCCTGATCCCGCTGCTCATGGCCGCAGTCGTCCCCCTCGGGCCTCCTGCCGTGCTGGACTCACCCATCGGGATCGTCTGGTTCAACGCTGCCGACGTCGTGGTCTGGGCCCTGGTGTGGCTGCTCGGGTGGGGCGCCAACTCGACCTACGCCCTGGTCGGGGCCTTCCGCTTCCTCGCCACGGCGCTGGCCTACGAGCTGCCGCTGATGTTCGCCCTCACGACACCGGCGGTCGCCGCTGGCAGCCTGCGCGTGAGCGACGTCGTCGCCGCCCAGTCGGGGCTGTGGTACGTCGTGTGGATGCCGGTCGCCTTCGCCATCACCCTGCTCGGTGTCGTCGGCTTCTCGGTCTGGGGCCCCCTGTCGCCGGCCGCCGCACCCGACCTCGCCGGTGGGGTGCTGGCCGAGCTCTCCGGCCCCGACCGGCTGCTCGCGGGTGCCGGTCGCTACCTGCTGCTCACGGCCGGATCCGCCTTCGCCACGGCGCTGTTCCTCGGCGGCACTCAGGGTCCGCTCCTGCCCGGATGGATGTGGATGAGTCTGAAGACCCTCGTGGTCGTGCTGGCCCTGGTCGCGGTTCGCGGCCGCCTGGTCCTGCTGCGGCCGGACCGCTTCCTCGAGGTCGGCTGGCTGGTCCTGCTGCCGCTGGCGCTGGCGCAGCTGCTCGTCGTCTCGCTGGTGGTGGCGTCATGA
- a CDS encoding NADH-quinone oxidoreductase subunit J: MPPSLPARARGSAVIVVFLLLAAVSVVTGALVFVVDSMARATYALACSFVAVALALLTFGLTYLGVITILMMVMEMAIMAVFMIMFMGMNPALMPMDMVHGKRAALAVSVALFALLVVGIVVAPWPGAAGSASTASDIAALGHTLMGSKMLVMMSVSPIMFATIVGGVVLASGRTRYDRFGDDLDHPAQDPTPGGVGR; the protein is encoded by the coding sequence GTGCCGCCGTCGCTGCCGGCGCGCGCCAGGGGGTCGGCCGTGATCGTGGTCTTCCTGCTCCTCGCCGCGGTCTCGGTGGTCACCGGGGCGCTGGTCTTCGTGGTCGACTCGATGGCGCGCGCGACCTACGCCCTGGCGTGCTCGTTCGTCGCCGTAGCCCTCGCCCTGCTGACCTTCGGCCTGACCTACCTCGGGGTCATCACCATCCTCATGATGGTGATGGAGATGGCGATCATGGCCGTCTTCATGATCATGTTCATGGGGATGAACCCCGCGCTCATGCCCATGGACATGGTCCACGGCAAGCGGGCCGCCCTGGCCGTCTCCGTCGCGCTCTTCGCGCTCCTCGTCGTCGGCATCGTGGTCGCTCCCTGGCCGGGCGCGGCCGGGTCGGCCTCCACCGCGAGCGACATCGCGGCCCTCGGCCACACCCTCATGGGGAGCAAGATGCTCGTGATGATGTCGGTGAGCCCGATCATGTTCGCCACCATCGTCGGTGGGGTGGTGCTCGCTTCGGGGCGCACCCGCTACGACCGCTTCGGCGACGACCTCGACCACCCGGCGCAGGACCCGACACCCGGTGGGGTCGGCCGATGA
- a CDS encoding NADH-quinone oxidoreductase subunit K, with translation MTLQLVLVVAAALFCVGLYGALSQQVVVMVMMGLELMLNGLVLAAAAIWLFLAPRPTGEVLLLVVLAVMTLEMAMGFAVAVLVHRRRGSDMTDMAGDLAG, from the coding sequence ATGACCCTCCAGCTGGTCCTCGTCGTCGCCGCCGCACTCTTCTGCGTCGGGCTCTATGGCGCCCTCTCGCAGCAGGTCGTCGTGATGGTGATGATGGGCCTCGAGCTCATGCTCAACGGCCTCGTCCTCGCCGCGGCAGCGATCTGGCTCTTCCTGGCCCCGCGACCCACCGGCGAGGTCCTGCTGCTCGTGGTGCTCGCGGTCATGACGCTCGAGATGGCCATGGGCTTCGCGGTCGCCGTCCTGGTCCACCGGCGGCGCGGCAGCGACATGACCGACATGGCGGGAGACCTCGCCGGATGA
- a CDS encoding proton-conducting transporter membrane subunit — translation MSPHLSLLAWALPVVPAVAGTALALTRPTSRRVAHGATLSAAAVTLALTIVAAATRPSTSTPFLLGTDLGLRVDGLAAVVSVTVAAVALLALTFAAGGERDVDQAPGRFGGLMLLFTAAVLITVTATTLPTLLLAWEVMGATSYALIGFSWRDPERVSSGLVAFVTTRAADLGLYVAAAAALAGGHGLALADLAHADPGPRTVVAAGVAVAGLGKAAQLPFSFWLSRAMVGPSPVSALLHSAAMVAMGGYLLLRVPDLLTATWVGPAVAWVGAVTAVVLGVVAIAQRDLKQVLAASTASQLGFVVLAAGVGGVTAGTTQLVAHAATKALLFLVAGAWLSALGTKALPALRGAGRRWPLVGVVATLGLLSLAGVAPLALWASKEAVLASAVEHGTALYAVGLLGAALSAGYAGRVLAVVLAPLESDADRTADARLDTEEEGTREVTTAMRVPMLVLGLGAAGLGVLVLPPVSSALASAVGDPRAPAPGLVELLASAALALVVLVVAWRVRLPEPAWARDWLHLEDLMQRAVVEPTDRLAGSLARFDDEVLSAAVASTARTTLRLSDLAARFDGDVIDRAVKGLAHAVRRAGSLARRPQTGQLHQYYAQSVAVLAVAAVLLVLVR, via the coding sequence ATGAGCCCCCATCTGAGCCTGCTCGCCTGGGCCCTGCCCGTCGTGCCCGCCGTCGCCGGCACCGCGCTGGCCCTGACCCGACCCACGTCTCGCCGGGTCGCGCACGGCGCCACCCTGAGCGCCGCCGCGGTCACCCTGGCCCTCACCATCGTCGCCGCGGCGACGCGCCCCAGCACCAGCACCCCGTTCCTGCTCGGCACCGACCTGGGGCTGCGGGTCGACGGGCTCGCCGCCGTCGTCTCCGTCACCGTCGCCGCCGTCGCCCTCCTTGCGCTGACCTTCGCCGCCGGCGGTGAGCGAGACGTCGACCAGGCCCCGGGCCGCTTCGGCGGGCTCATGCTGCTGTTCACCGCCGCCGTCCTCATCACCGTGACCGCAACGACCCTGCCGACGCTGCTGCTGGCCTGGGAGGTGATGGGCGCGACGTCGTACGCCCTCATCGGCTTCTCCTGGCGTGACCCGGAGCGGGTCTCGTCCGGTCTGGTGGCCTTCGTCACCACACGCGCCGCCGACCTCGGTCTCTACGTCGCCGCGGCGGCAGCGCTCGCCGGCGGGCACGGGCTGGCCCTGGCCGACCTCGCGCACGCCGACCCCGGGCCCCGCACCGTCGTCGCCGCCGGTGTCGCCGTCGCCGGGCTGGGGAAGGCGGCCCAGCTGCCCTTCTCCTTCTGGCTGTCGCGGGCCATGGTCGGACCCAGCCCGGTCAGCGCCCTCCTGCACTCCGCCGCGATGGTCGCCATGGGCGGCTACCTGCTGCTGCGCGTGCCCGACCTGCTCACCGCCACCTGGGTCGGCCCAGCGGTCGCCTGGGTCGGCGCCGTCACCGCCGTCGTCCTCGGCGTCGTGGCGATCGCCCAGCGAGACCTCAAGCAGGTGCTCGCCGCCTCCACCGCCTCTCAGCTCGGCTTCGTCGTGCTCGCCGCCGGAGTCGGTGGCGTGACCGCCGGCACCACCCAGCTCGTGGCCCACGCAGCCACCAAGGCACTGCTCTTCCTCGTCGCCGGCGCCTGGCTGTCGGCCCTCGGCACCAAGGCGCTGCCCGCGCTGCGCGGGGCCGGCCGGCGCTGGCCGCTCGTCGGCGTCGTGGCCACGCTCGGCCTGCTCAGCCTCGCCGGGGTAGCGCCCCTGGCCCTGTGGGCGAGCAAGGAGGCCGTGCTCGCCTCCGCCGTCGAGCACGGCACCGCGCTCTACGCCGTCGGCCTGCTGGGGGCTGCGCTCTCGGCGGGCTACGCCGGACGCGTGCTCGCCGTCGTCCTCGCCCCGCTCGAGAGCGACGCCGACCGCACCGCTGACGCCAGGCTCGACACCGAGGAGGAGGGGACACGAGAGGTCACCACCGCGATGCGGGTGCCGATGCTCGTCCTCGGCCTCGGGGCAGCCGGTCTCGGTGTCCTGGTCCTCCCCCCGGTCTCCAGCGCCCTCGCCTCGGCGGTAGGCGACCCGCGGGCGCCTGCGCCCGGCCTGGTGGAGCTGCTCGCCTCGGCCGCGCTCGCCCTGGTCGTGCTCGTCGTCGCCTGGCGGGTGCGTCTGCCCGAGCCGGCCTGGGCCCGTGACTGGCTTCACCTGGAGGACCTCATGCAGCGAGCCGTGGTGGAGCCGACCGACCGGTTGGCCGGCTCCCTGGCGCGTTTCGACGACGAGGTCCTCTCCGCAGCCGTCGCCTCGACCGCTCGCACCACTCTGCGTCTCTCCGACCTGGCAGCCCGGTTCGACGGCGACGTCATCGACCGGGCAGTGAAGGGCCTCGCGCATGCCGTACGACGGGCCGGGAGCCTCGCCCGCCGCCCCCAGACCGGCCAGCTCCACCAGTACTACGCCCAGAGCGTCGCCGTCCTCGCCGTCGCTGCCGTCCTCCTCGTCCTCGTCAGGTGA
- a CDS encoding NADH-quinone oxidoreductase subunit M codes for MLSVIVFLPLAVALVLAVAPVPAAPSRWAWLTTSVVVLGLVAGVWVGRDPGASGLTAEAQVPWIPSVGSSYHVGVDGLSLPLLALTAVVFVAAAIHSMRQDDRPRPHAALFLFLESTCLGLFVAQDLILFFVFFDLSIVGMYFAISRWGHGDRERSALTFFLYTFLGSLALLGGFIGLAVYAQPHTFDIPGLVAAAPLQGHPVAGGFVLGALLLGLAIKTPTVPFHTWLPPAHTDAPTVGSVVLAGVLLKMGTYGFVRVAMPMLPGSWRAWSWAIIAVGVVSVLYGALVALAQSDLKRMVAYTSVNHMGYVVLGVGAAGLFAPSDAAAREAAVNGAVTQMVSHGLITGALFLLVGVLHERRGTYAMDAYGGLAGPAPRLATLFALAAFASLGLPGFSGFIAEFQVFTGSIALAPATAVALLGIIVTAALFLRALQRVFTGPTTGKAQGFTDLHTHEWLPAGLLVALAVVIGIAPRVVLDTIAPAARSVVELVSR; via the coding sequence GTGCTGTCCGTGATCGTCTTCCTCCCCCTCGCCGTGGCCCTCGTGCTGGCGGTGGCCCCGGTGCCGGCCGCCCCCTCGCGCTGGGCGTGGCTCACGACCTCGGTCGTCGTGCTGGGTCTCGTCGCCGGCGTCTGGGTCGGTCGCGACCCCGGGGCGAGCGGGCTGACCGCCGAGGCGCAGGTGCCATGGATCCCCAGCGTCGGGTCGAGCTACCACGTGGGTGTCGACGGACTCTCCCTGCCACTGCTCGCGCTCACCGCGGTCGTCTTCGTCGCCGCCGCTATCCACTCGATGCGCCAGGACGACCGCCCGCGCCCGCACGCGGCGCTGTTCCTCTTCCTCGAGAGCACCTGCCTGGGCCTGTTCGTTGCCCAGGACCTCATCCTCTTCTTCGTCTTCTTCGACCTGTCGATCGTGGGGATGTACTTCGCGATCTCCCGCTGGGGCCACGGTGACCGCGAGCGCTCGGCGCTGACGTTCTTCCTCTACACCTTCCTCGGGTCGCTGGCCCTGCTGGGCGGCTTCATCGGGCTCGCCGTCTACGCGCAGCCGCACACCTTCGACATCCCCGGGCTGGTGGCGGCCGCTCCGCTGCAGGGGCACCCGGTCGCCGGGGGCTTCGTGCTCGGCGCGCTCCTGCTGGGGCTCGCGATCAAGACGCCGACCGTCCCCTTCCACACCTGGCTCCCACCGGCGCACACCGATGCGCCCACCGTGGGGTCGGTGGTGCTCGCCGGGGTGCTGCTCAAGATGGGCACCTACGGCTTCGTGCGGGTCGCCATGCCGATGCTGCCCGGGTCGTGGCGGGCGTGGTCGTGGGCGATCATCGCCGTCGGTGTCGTCTCGGTGCTCTACGGCGCGCTCGTCGCCCTCGCCCAGTCAGACCTCAAGCGGATGGTGGCCTACACCTCGGTCAACCACATGGGCTACGTCGTGCTCGGCGTCGGCGCCGCCGGCCTGTTCGCTCCCAGCGACGCGGCAGCGCGCGAGGCCGCGGTGAACGGAGCGGTCACCCAGATGGTCAGCCACGGCCTCATCACCGGCGCGCTCTTCCTCCTCGTCGGGGTGCTCCACGAGCGTCGGGGCACCTACGCCATGGACGCGTACGGTGGCCTCGCCGGCCCCGCCCCGCGCCTGGCCACGCTCTTCGCCCTCGCCGCGTTCGCCTCCCTCGGGCTTCCCGGCTTCAGCGGCTTCATCGCGGAGTTCCAGGTCTTCACCGGCAGCATCGCCCTCGCCCCCGCGACGGCCGTGGCCCTGCTCGGCATCATCGTGACCGCCGCACTCTTCCTGCGGGCGCTGCAGCGGGTCTTCACCGGCCCGACGACCGGCAAGGCGCAGGGCTTCACCGACCTGCACACCCACGAATGGCTGCCCGCCGGCCTGCTCGTGGCGCTGGCCGTCGTCATCGGGATCGCGCCGCGGGTGGTGCTCGACACGATCGCGCCCGCCGCGCGCTCCGTCGTCGAGCTGGTGAGCCGGTGA
- a CDS encoding proton-conducting transporter membrane subunit: MGMNKSVAALLPELWLLVGSLVVLVSGSFLPRRRLGWVRALTAAALIGSGVSAALALAGPDQLVYDGTFAVDPATGAVRLIAVVATLLVIALAGDELRDHLRQAEICALLLLATLGTVLLAGAHDLLIVVTGFLLASVPLYALVGLTRTAAAAEAALKTYFFGSLFGILLMAGVIVLYGLGGETSYSVLTSSLTTAPQGPLTVATVAVVGGLMFKAGAVPGHFWVPDAAQGSSSFAASFLTTVPKLGALVAVYRLVVMLPPESRAPLLVGILAVASMTLGNLAAFYQDDPRRLLGWSTVSQVGYLLVPVAVAGRTPLALGSLVVYLAGYALTNLTAFAVVAALPQRRTLESYAGLASARPWLAGALVVSLLGLVGTPPTAVFAGKLAIATAAWDGGAPWLTVAVLANSLLSLFYYLRWVAPLMRAAAPSDPEVTRTPRPTAAAAASGLRVATAGAAGTLVLGVLSGASWLLFSGAVLR, from the coding sequence ATGGGGATGAACAAGAGCGTCGCGGCCCTGCTGCCCGAGCTGTGGCTGTTGGTCGGATCACTCGTCGTGCTGGTCTCGGGGTCGTTCCTGCCCCGCCGCCGGCTGGGCTGGGTGCGAGCACTGACGGCCGCCGCGCTGATCGGCAGTGGCGTGAGTGCGGCGCTCGCCCTCGCCGGACCCGACCAGCTGGTCTACGACGGGACCTTCGCCGTCGACCCGGCCACCGGTGCGGTCCGCCTGATCGCCGTCGTCGCCACCCTGCTCGTCATTGCCCTCGCCGGCGACGAGCTGCGCGACCACCTGCGCCAGGCCGAGATCTGCGCACTGCTCCTGCTCGCCACCCTCGGGACAGTCCTCCTCGCCGGGGCCCACGACCTGCTCATCGTCGTCACCGGCTTCCTCCTGGCCAGCGTCCCGCTCTACGCACTCGTCGGCCTGACCCGCACCGCGGCCGCCGCCGAGGCCGCACTCAAGACCTACTTCTTCGGGTCGCTCTTCGGGATCCTGCTCATGGCCGGGGTGATCGTGCTCTACGGACTCGGCGGCGAGACGTCGTACAGCGTGCTCACCTCGTCGCTCACGACCGCACCCCAGGGGCCGCTGACCGTGGCCACCGTCGCGGTGGTCGGGGGCCTGATGTTCAAAGCAGGTGCCGTACCCGGCCACTTCTGGGTGCCCGACGCAGCGCAGGGGTCGTCGTCGTTCGCCGCGTCGTTCCTCACCACCGTCCCCAAGCTCGGCGCCCTCGTCGCGGTCTACCGGCTCGTCGTCATGCTGCCGCCCGAATCCCGCGCGCCCCTGCTCGTCGGAATCCTCGCCGTGGCCAGCATGACCCTGGGCAACCTCGCCGCTTTCTATCAGGACGACCCCCGACGACTGCTCGGGTGGTCGACCGTCAGCCAGGTCGGCTACCTGCTCGTGCCGGTTGCCGTCGCTGGGCGAACCCCCTTGGCGCTCGGTTCCCTGGTGGTCTATCTCGCGGGCTACGCCCTGACCAACCTGACTGCCTTCGCCGTCGTCGCCGCGCTACCGCAGCGCCGCACCCTCGAGTCGTACGCCGGTCTCGCGTCCGCGCGTCCGTGGCTCGCCGGCGCCCTCGTCGTCAGCCTCCTCGGCCTGGTCGGCACACCGCCCACTGCCGTGTTCGCCGGCAAGCTCGCCATCGCCACCGCCGCCTGGGACGGTGGCGCGCCCTGGCTCACCGTCGCTGTGCTCGCCAACTCACTCCTCAGCCTCTTCTACTATCTTCGCTGGGTCGCCCCCCTGATGCGCGCTGCGGCCCCGTCCGACCCCGAGGTCACGAGAACCCCCAGGCCTACCGCCGCAGCTGCCGCCTCTGGGTTGCGGGTGGCGACCGCGGGCGCTGCCGGCACCCTCGTCCTCGGCGTGCTGTCGGGCGCCTCCTGGCTCCTGTTCAGTGGCGCTGTGCTGCGCTGA